One genomic region from Sulfurimonas sp. encodes:
- a CDS encoding XRE family transcriptional regulator has translation MAKYFSNITEEEIEEFHAVIAKNVKRLRLANNQSLMDLSLDLGFRSGSFLGSAEACKNKKHFSIEHLYKLSKVFNVPIEEFCKVEK, from the coding sequence ATGGCAAAATATTTTAGTAATATTACAGAAGAAGAGATAGAAGAGTTTCATGCAGTAATTGCAAAAAATGTAAAAAGATTACGACTAGCTAATAATCAGAGTCTTATGGATTTGAGTTTAGATTTAGGGTTTCGTTCAGGCTCTTTTTTAGGAAGTGCAGAAGCTTGTAAAAATAAAAAGCATTTTAGTATAGAACATTTATACAAGTTATCAAAAGTATTTAATGTCCCTATTGAAGAGTTTTGTAAAGTTGAAAAGTAA
- a CDS encoding outer membrane beta-barrel protein: MYKIIISIAILSISFTVAHANWIGALKPDKKVGSVSLSVGQVTIESETNPLYSLDFGGNYYYDNGILLGATFGLGYTENPNSLIDNKNIFELNGKFKLGYSFGKMARGLALYGLTDFSYLMYNRLDSHLKDKTSSAQGIGFGGAIEYRFSNDWLLSASYTTTNMTHDSGANFDYNKALFGVGYTF; the protein is encoded by the coding sequence ATGTATAAAATAATAATATCTATTGCAATACTAAGTATATCTTTTACAGTAGCACATGCAAATTGGATAGGTGCTTTAAAGCCCGATAAAAAGGTAGGTAGTGTTTCTTTATCAGTAGGTCAAGTAACTATAGAGAGTGAAACAAACCCTTTATATAGCTTAGACTTTGGAGGAAATTACTATTACGATAACGGAATTCTACTAGGTGCTACTTTTGGTTTAGGCTATACAGAAAATCCTAATAGCTTGATAGATAATAAAAATATCTTTGAACTCAACGGTAAATTCAAACTTGGCTACTCATTTGGAAAAATGGCAAGAGGTTTAGCTTTATATGGCTTAACTGATTTTTCATATCTCATGTATAACCGTTTGGACTCTCACTTAAAGGATAAAACAAGCTCTGCACAAGGCATTGGCTTTGGTGGTGCTATAGAGTATCGTTTTAGCAACGATTGGTTATTAAGTGCTTCATATACAACGACAAATATGACACACGATAGTGGTGCTAATTTTGATTATAACAAAGCACTGTTTGGTGTTGGATATACATTTTAA
- a CDS encoding recombinase family protein — protein MQKIKYYGYCRVSTQSQEVSKQTHFLLEYAHTNKFQFEEIYEVVSSTRKTKKERDIDKLLEKLNHGDYLYISKLDRLGRNTKEVLGIIETLKEKSVTLNILRDKIIIDPNKSDPLTTMYLTLLSAFAQMERDFISERTKAGLEKARAEGRLLGKKKGSISKNTQFEPHKAKIYELLELGLSYQKIVNNIGVGSKSALYSFVKLRKSA, from the coding sequence ATGCAAAAAATCAAATATTATGGCTACTGTAGAGTAAGCACACAATCACAAGAAGTATCTAAACAAACACATTTTTTATTAGAATATGCTCACACTAATAAATTCCAATTTGAAGAAATTTACGAGGTTGTATCTTCAACTCGTAAAACTAAAAAAGAACGAGACATAGACAAACTTTTAGAAAAGTTAAATCATGGAGATTATTTATATATAAGCAAGTTGGATAGACTTGGAAGAAATACTAAAGAGGTTTTAGGAATTATCGAAACATTAAAAGAAAAATCTGTAACACTCAATATATTACGAGATAAGATTATAATTGACCCCAACAAATCAGACCCTCTCACGACTATGTATTTAACTCTGTTGAGTGCATTCGCACAAATGGAGAGAGATTTTATTTCTGAGAGAACAAAGGCAGGGTTAGAGAAAGCAAGAGCCGAGGGTAGATTACTTGGAAAGAAAAAAGGCTCAATAAGTAAGAATACTCAATTTGAGCCACACAAAGCTAAAATATATGAACTTTTAGAACTTGGATTAAGCTATCAAAAAATTGTGAATAATATCGGAGTAGGTTCTAAATCTGCACTTTATAGTTTTGTAAAGCTTAGAAAGAGTGCTTAG
- a CDS encoding c-type cytochrome, translated as MKKLSLLLMALSLSSVLMADAYKGCVVCHGKAGERAALGGKSKVIKDMTKADIVASMKGYQDGTYGGAMKAMMVEHSKNLSEADINAIAEKIGK; from the coding sequence ATGAAAAAATTAAGTTTACTTTTAATGGCATTATCTTTAAGTTCAGTACTTATGGCAGATGCTTATAAAGGCTGTGTAGTTTGTCATGGTAAAGCTGGAGAGAGAGCAGCTCTTGGTGGTAAAAGTAAGGTAATTAAAGATATGACTAAAGCAGATATCGTTGCATCTATGAAAGGTTACCAAGATGGTACATATGGAGGAGCTATGAAAGCAATGATGGTTGAACATTCAAAAAATTTATCAGAAGCTGATATAAATGCAATTGCTGAGAAAATTGGAAAATAA
- a CDS encoding PaaI family thioesterase has product MDTKEIDKEEIDFLKYIGGEVLDLGDGYAQLGFDVKQHHKQHFGVVHGGAIATLADHCGWYAAVSALEKEQTAVTIELKINYLKPAREQVLTAEARVVNKSKRTVFTTIELFAKDTMVAYCTATYHILVKKD; this is encoded by the coding sequence ATGGATACTAAAGAAATTGATAAAGAAGAGATAGACTTTTTAAAGTATATTGGTGGTGAAGTCCTTGATTTAGGTGATGGTTACGCTCAACTTGGTTTTGATGTAAAACAACATCATAAACAGCACTTTGGTGTAGTTCATGGTGGTGCTATCGCTACTTTAGCTGACCACTGTGGTTGGTATGCTGCTGTTTCTGCTTTAGAAAAAGAACAAACGGCTGTTACTATTGAACTTAAAATAAACTACTTGAAACCTGCAAGAGAACAAGTTCTAACTGCTGAGGCAAGAGTTGTAAACAAGAGTAAGAGAACTGTTTTTACAACTATCGAACTCTTTGCTAAAGATACAATGGTAGCGTACTGTACTGCTACTTATCATATCTTAGTAAAGAAAGACTAG
- a CDS encoding amino acid-binding protein, which produces MSIHSINLSDASDFGILRLIVDDNEKAKTVLEKEGFSSRFTDVFAVEISDHVGSFNSVIKALAKENINIEYTYTLSNAKIGAFIFKVIDKELKHAIKTLQNNGVNLLSEV; this is translated from the coding sequence ATATCAATTCATTCGATTAACCTTTCAGATGCCAGTGATTTTGGTATACTTAGGCTAATCGTAGATGACAATGAAAAAGCAAAAACAGTTTTAGAAAAAGAAGGATTTTCTTCTCGATTTACTGATGTTTTTGCAGTTGAAATAAGTGACCATGTTGGTAGTTTCAATAGTGTTATAAAGGCACTTGCAAAAGAAAACATAAACATAGAATATACTTACACTTTGTCAAATGCCAAAATCGGTGCGTTTATCTTTAAAGTTATAGACAAAGAGCTAAAACACGCGATAAAAACACTTCAAAACAATGGTGTAAATCTACTTAGCGAGGTATAA
- a CDS encoding phenylacetate--CoA ligase, protein MLWNEIEGAPREKIEEVQLARLQETLKRVYELTSFYKEKFDELELTPSDITSLKDIEKLPFTKKQDLRNHYPFGLFTVPMSEVVRIHSSSGTTGKPTVVGYTKHDMDVWNEVMARVFTMAGATADDVVHNAYGYGLFTGGLGFHNGAETIGATTVPVSSGFTDRQILLMKDFNATILAATPSFALHMYEAAKKTGNDYLKDFKLKAGVFGAEPTSDGLKEEVSRVWGIDYHEVYGLSEIIGPGVSSSCKHSKLLHINEDHFYPEIVDHKTGEVLADGERGELVITSLTKQALPIIRYRTGDITSLHRSPCECGRTLVRMESIVGRVDDMIIVNGVNVYPSQVEHVIANAEGVTLNYQIIADKKGHLDKIDILVEVSEDVMSDSIPEMEKIKKDIQQSLANNLYINANVKLVEPRTIERSMGKAVRVIDKRV, encoded by the coding sequence ATGCTATGGAATGAAATTGAAGGTGCTCCAAGAGAAAAAATTGAAGAAGTTCAACTTGCAAGACTTCAAGAAACTCTCAAAAGAGTTTATGAACTAACCTCTTTTTATAAAGAAAAATTTGATGAACTTGAACTTACACCTAGTGATATTACAAGCCTAAAAGATATAGAAAAATTACCATTTACAAAAAAACAAGATTTACGAAATCACTACCCATTTGGGCTTTTCACAGTTCCAATGAGTGAAGTAGTAAGAATTCATAGTTCAAGTGGAACAACAGGTAAACCAACTGTTGTAGGTTATACAAAACATGATATGGATGTTTGGAATGAAGTAATGGCAAGAGTTTTTACAATGGCTGGAGCAACTGCTGATGATGTTGTTCATAATGCTTATGGGTATGGACTCTTTACCGGTGGATTAGGTTTTCATAATGGTGCTGAAACTATCGGGGCTACAACTGTTCCTGTAAGTAGTGGTTTTACGGATAGACAAATTTTACTTATGAAAGATTTTAATGCGACTATATTAGCTGCAACTCCATCTTTTGCACTTCATATGTATGAAGCGGCTAAAAAAACAGGTAATGATTATCTTAAAGACTTCAAACTAAAAGCTGGAGTCTTTGGAGCTGAGCCTACAAGTGATGGACTTAAAGAAGAAGTGAGTCGCGTTTGGGGGATTGACTATCACGAAGTTTATGGACTAAGTGAGATAATCGGACCAGGGGTTAGTTCAAGCTGTAAACATTCTAAACTTTTACATATAAATGAAGACCATTTTTATCCTGAGATTGTTGATCATAAAACAGGCGAAGTTTTAGCCGATGGAGAAAGAGGTGAGTTAGTTATAACTTCTCTTACAAAACAAGCTCTTCCTATCATTAGATATCGTACTGGGGACATAACTTCTCTTCATCGCTCCCCATGTGAATGTGGAAGAACTTTGGTGCGTATGGAGTCTATCGTTGGTCGTGTAGATGATATGATAATTGTAAATGGTGTAAATGTTTACCCTTCTCAAGTTGAACATGTCATAGCAAATGCAGAAGGTGTAACTCTAAACTATCAAATCATTGCCGATAAAAAAGGGCATCTTGATAAGATAGATATTTTAGTAGAAGTTAGTGAGGATGTTATGAGTGACTCAATCCCTGAAATGGAAAAAATAAAAAAAGATATTCAACAATCACTTGCAAACAACTTATATATAAACGCAAATGTCAAACTTGTAGAGCCTCGAACTATCGAGAGAAGCATGGGTAAAGCCGTTAGAGTCATAGATAAAAGGGTATAA
- a CDS encoding 2-oxoacid:acceptor oxidoreductase family protein — protein MKYQVVIAGFGGQGVVFLVKVLAICASNRGEAFLGTENHGMSQRGGAVSCDIKIGGFTNPVIDKNQADLMISLEKNEGLRNVAFLKLTGTMVTNARVKDEYPTLPFAGFAKVDAFDKAEKGEFPIQGLNVYMLGIALMTDKTFPFSIQEVKDAITQMNAKVAEQNIKILNQAMEDAKEL, from the coding sequence ATGAAGTATCAAGTTGTAATAGCAGGTTTTGGTGGTCAAGGCGTTGTATTTTTAGTAAAAGTTTTAGCTATCTGTGCTAGTAATCGTGGAGAAGCATTTTTAGGAACTGAAAACCATGGAATGAGTCAAAGAGGCGGTGCTGTTTCTTGTGACATTAAAATAGGTGGTTTTACTAACCCTGTTATTGATAAAAATCAAGCTGATTTAATGATATCTTTAGAGAAAAATGAAGGTCTTAGAAATGTAGCATTTTTAAAACTAACTGGAACAATGGTTACAAATGCAAGAGTTAAAGATGAGTACCCTACTCTTCCTTTTGCTGGATTTGCAAAGGTAGATGCATTTGATAAGGCTGAAAAAGGAGAGTTCCCTATTCAAGGTTTAAATGTTTATATGCTAGGTATTGCACTAATGACAGATAAAACTTTCCCCTTTAGCATCCAAGAAGTAAAAGATGCTATAACTCAAATGAATGCTAAAGTAGCCGAGCAAAATATAAAAATATTAAATCAAGCGATGGAAGATGCAAAGGAGCTTTAA
- a CDS encoding thiamine pyrophosphate-dependent enzyme gives MKQTLMGNDAIAWGIVHANIDMVSGYPGTPSSEILTEVQKIKHKLNLDIYAEWGTNEKVGFEVAYAGAIAGKRTCATMKQVGLNVASDPLMSASYIGNLGGFLLIAADDPGFHSSQTEQDSRVFAKFARIPVLDPATPQDAYDLTKYGIELSEKFQIPVMLRPVMRVCHAREIIEMDDETNFKPNKGEFKRNIPRWGAVPRKDRFPQGKEQLNRIEVIKEYNWDHLLKSEFDKCEDKKTLIITSGTGYGFVLETLSDLNLEADVVKVLMPYPLPVEQMRDRFKSYDKVLVVEEPYPCVEEQIASPNVYGKNTNSIHQIDEMTKEGILKAFQNIGFYDGDNIYATPPSLDFEVEARPPALCPGCPHRDVYYAITKVFKKKKSIYPSDIGCYTLALAQGAIDSILCMGASISMASGFSISDPEKTVVATIGDGTFFHSGIPPLINAVYQNHKFVLVILDNSTIAMTGRQTTPARANKEIDIKKIVEGMGIDCLEHHYSYEMNDNIEFFRKVKEVHKDATGPTVVIVREFCVLDRERVNDFIPNIFAKVDADLCVACDQCTTVYKCPPMKYNDDGVIEIDPFLCAGCGGCLDIVCPTDAFVQDFDY, from the coding sequence ATGAAACAAACATTAATGGGAAATGATGCAATTGCTTGGGGAATTGTTCATGCAAATATTGATATGGTTAGTGGCTATCCAGGAACTCCATCTAGTGAGATTCTAACTGAAGTACAAAAAATCAAACACAAACTCAACTTAGACATATATGCAGAGTGGGGAACAAATGAAAAAGTTGGTTTTGAAGTAGCTTACGCAGGTGCAATAGCTGGAAAAAGAACCTGTGCCACAATGAAGCAAGTTGGGCTAAATGTAGCTAGTGATCCACTTATGAGTGCTTCATACATTGGAAATCTTGGTGGTTTTTTACTTATTGCTGCTGATGACCCAGGTTTTCACTCTTCACAAACAGAACAAGATTCTCGTGTATTTGCAAAATTTGCACGCATACCTGTTTTAGACCCAGCAACTCCGCAAGATGCTTATGACTTAACAAAATATGGTATTGAACTATCAGAAAAATTTCAAATTCCTGTTATGCTTCGCCCTGTTATGCGTGTATGTCATGCTCGTGAAATTATAGAAATGGATGATGAAACAAACTTTAAACCAAACAAGGGTGAATTTAAACGAAATATTCCTCGTTGGGGTGCGGTACCTAGAAAAGACAGATTTCCACAAGGTAAAGAACAATTAAATCGCATCGAAGTTATCAAAGAGTATAACTGGGACCATCTTTTAAAATCTGAATTTGATAAATGTGAAGATAAAAAAACTTTAATTATCACAAGTGGAACTGGTTACGGTTTTGTACTAGAAACACTAAGCGACCTTAATCTAGAAGCTGATGTTGTAAAAGTTCTTATGCCATATCCTCTTCCTGTTGAGCAAATGAGAGATAGATTTAAGTCTTATGATAAAGTTTTAGTTGTTGAAGAGCCTTATCCATGTGTTGAAGAACAAATTGCTTCACCTAATGTATATGGTAAAAATACAAACTCGATTCACCAAATAGATGAAATGACTAAAGAAGGAATTTTAAAAGCATTCCAAAATATTGGTTTTTATGATGGTGACAATATCTATGCTACTCCACCTTCACTAGATTTTGAAGTAGAAGCAAGACCTCCAGCACTGTGTCCCGGCTGTCCACATCGTGATGTTTACTATGCAATTACCAAAGTTTTTAAAAAGAAAAAGTCAATCTATCCATCTGATATAGGCTGTTATACACTAGCCCTTGCTCAAGGTGCAATAGATAGTATTCTTTGTATGGGTGCCAGTATTTCTATGGCAAGTGGTTTTTCTATTAGTGACCCAGAAAAAACTGTTGTTGCAACCATAGGAGATGGAACATTCTTTCATTCAGGAATACCTCCACTTATAAATGCTGTATATCAAAACCACAAATTTGTTCTTGTCATACTCGATAACTCAACCATCGCAATGACAGGTCGTCAAACTACACCAGCAAGAGCCAACAAAGAAATCGACATTAAAAAAATCGTTGAAGGTATGGGAATAGATTGTCTTGAACATCATTACTCTTATGAGATGAATGATAATATTGAGTTTTTTAGAAAAGTTAAAGAAGTTCATAAAGACGCTACTGGTCCTACTGTTGTAATAGTAAGAGAGTTCTGTGTATTAGATAGAGAAAGAGTTAATGATTTTATACCAAATATTTTTGCTAAAGTAGATGCTGACCTTTGTGTAGCATGTGACCAATGTACAACTGTATATAAATGTCCTCCTATGAAATACAATGATGATGGTGTTATAGAGATAGACCCTTTCCTGTGTGCAGGTTGTGGTGGTTGTTTGGATATCGTATGTCCAACAGATGCCTTTGTTCAAGATTTTGACTATTAA
- a CDS encoding OprD family outer membrane porin, whose product MKKISLVLATLLTASVSLSADTIKEAFENGKASGELKAFYINRSYDWGSGFGKNPSQYTRDGLSVGGHLGYKTGKYYGFDAGATFYTTNKVDKKSENAYENDNTLFGQDGGGYSVLGEAYIGYTAGKTSVKFGQLSINTPFAAPNNFRMLPNTFEGLVIKNNDIKSLGFELGHINKIQTNGFANSVPVANGVLNPNSSLTRLSLIYGFGPGYKVGEFAKISDVYLGTTSTKSTMGMTYANINYTGVKGLTISIWDQYIHDIMNIVMAKVTYKTKLGSVKTFASAFYTKQNSAGDNLLGKSFAVGGVDKDVDSTQYGAMFKAGLSNGLGIDLRYVNTPANEGKVLDGAIINALGGANPFIISQGALHANLGDTASYMIGVDYQLKQLTGLDLLAMVKYFQYDIGKYNGYQSGYSWQTKEVDLDFIYKVTKNFKLRARANFPKSWVDTGASKTMNFTEYRLIAYYSF is encoded by the coding sequence ATGAAAAAAATTAGTTTGGTATTAGCAACTCTTTTAACTGCTAGTGTAAGTTTGTCAGCAGATACAATAAAAGAAGCTTTTGAAAATGGAAAAGCAAGTGGTGAGTTAAAAGCTTTTTATATAAACCGTTCGTATGATTGGGGAAGTGGTTTTGGTAAAAACCCTTCTCAATATACTAGAGATGGACTATCAGTTGGTGGGCATCTAGGCTACAAAACTGGTAAATATTATGGTTTTGATGCCGGTGCTACTTTTTATACTACAAACAAAGTAGATAAGAAGTCTGAAAATGCTTATGAAAATGACAATACTCTCTTTGGTCAAGATGGTGGAGGTTATAGTGTACTAGGTGAAGCTTACATCGGTTACACAGCAGGAAAAACTTCTGTAAAGTTTGGACAGTTAAGTATCAACACTCCCTTTGCTGCTCCAAATAACTTTAGAATGTTACCAAATACTTTTGAAGGTCTAGTTATCAAAAACAATGACATTAAATCTCTTGGTTTTGAGTTAGGTCACATAAATAAAATCCAAACAAATGGATTTGCTAATTCTGTTCCTGTTGCAAACGGTGTACTAAATCCGAATAGTTCACTTACAAGATTAAGCCTTATTTACGGTTTTGGTCCAGGGTACAAAGTAGGAGAATTTGCAAAAATTAGTGATGTTTATTTAGGAACTACTAGTACAAAAAGCACTATGGGTATGACTTATGCAAACATAAACTACACAGGTGTTAAAGGTTTAACTATCTCTATTTGGGATCAATATATTCATGATATTATGAATATAGTAATGGCAAAAGTTACTTATAAAACTAAACTTGGAAGTGTAAAAACTTTTGCATCTGCTTTTTACACAAAACAAAATAGCGCTGGAGACAACCTTTTAGGAAAATCTTTTGCTGTTGGTGGAGTTGATAAAGATGTAGATTCAACACAATACGGAGCGATGTTTAAAGCTGGTCTTTCAAATGGTTTAGGTATTGATTTAAGATATGTAAACACTCCTGCAAATGAAGGTAAAGTTTTAGATGGAGCAATCATAAATGCTCTAGGTGGGGCAAATCCTTTCATTATTTCTCAAGGGGCTTTACATGCCAACTTAGGAGATACAGCTTCTTATATGATAGGAGTTGATTATCAGCTAAAACAACTTACAGGTTTAGACTTATTAGCAATGGTAAAGTATTTTCAATATGACATCGGCAAATATAATGGTTATCAAAGTGGATATTCTTGGCAAACTAAAGAAGTAGATTTAGACTTTATATATAAAGTAACTAAAAACTTCAAACTAAGAGCAAGAGCAAACTTTCCAAAAAGTTGGGTAGATACAGGTGCATCAAAAACAATGAACTTTACTGAATATCGTTTAATTGCATATTACAGCTTCTAA
- a CDS encoding sodium:solute symporter family protein: protein MGAFENIIIILYLAVLGYLGFKGYKDTKNSTDYLIAGRDTHPFIMALSYGATFISTAAIVGFGGVAAWLGNSLLWLTVFNIFVGIFIAFVFLGNPTRKMGYRLNAHTFPELLAKRFDSKFIQIFGAVIILLFMPLYATAVLIGGTQFIALYFGADYHLSLLVFSVIITAYVIAGGLKGVMLTDALQGTIMFVAMVILMVVTFDSLGGVTAAFTKLEHVWQATVIDPLAQISIKTLKPGSPDFMMKLSLLWGFEGWNSMPVFMSKGWLFVITTITMGVGIGVLAQPQLIVRFMTVKSKQELNRAVLIGSLFIVAMTGIIFIVGALSNAWYYEFNEGKNALQSAGSIGKVIPHFINTAMPKWFAFIFLFALVSAAMSTLSSQFHTMGTAVGRDLFEQLSSKNHNSITVTRLGVVVMIIFSVSLAYAFDDQPAIIARSTAIFFALCASVFLPSFVGGLFWRGMTKAGAISSMLVGLSVSSFWLLFVHFKEAKSLGVSKAIFGKDSLLSGDIIFVDALIIALPLSILTAIIVSLMTKKLNKAHLEKCFND, encoded by the coding sequence ATGGGTGCTTTTGAAAATATAATTATCATTCTATACTTAGCAGTTTTGGGTTACTTAGGCTTTAAAGGTTATAAAGATACTAAAAATTCTACTGATTATCTTATAGCTGGACGAGATACACATCCTTTTATTATGGCTCTTAGTTATGGAGCTACTTTTATCTCAACGGCAGCTATTGTTGGTTTTGGTGGAGTTGCAGCTTGGCTTGGTAACTCACTACTTTGGCTTACTGTTTTTAATATCTTTGTAGGTATTTTTATCGCTTTTGTATTTTTAGGAAATCCTACTAGAAAAATGGGGTATCGTTTAAATGCACACACTTTTCCAGAGTTACTTGCAAAAAGATTTGACTCTAAATTTATCCAAATCTTTGGAGCCGTAATCATTTTACTTTTTATGCCTCTTTACGCAACAGCGGTTCTTATTGGTGGAACACAATTTATAGCACTTTATTTTGGAGCAGATTATCATCTATCTCTTTTAGTATTTTCTGTAATCATAACAGCTTATGTAATTGCAGGTGGTCTTAAAGGAGTTATGCTCACAGATGCTCTTCAAGGAACCATAATGTTTGTAGCGATGGTAATTTTAATGGTCGTTACTTTTGACTCACTTGGTGGAGTAACTGCTGCTTTTACAAAACTAGAGCATGTTTGGCAAGCAACAGTTATAGACCCTCTCGCACAAATTAGTATAAAAACTTTAAAACCTGGTTCACCTGATTTTATGATGAAATTATCCCTTCTTTGGGGATTTGAAGGTTGGAATTCTATGCCTGTGTTTATGAGTAAGGGTTGGTTATTTGTTATCACAACTATTACTATGGGTGTTGGTATTGGTGTTCTTGCTCAGCCACAACTTATTGTAAGATTTATGACTGTTAAGAGTAAACAAGAGCTAAATCGTGCAGTTCTTATTGGCTCGTTATTTATAGTTGCTATGACTGGAATTATTTTTATTGTTGGTGCGCTTTCAAATGCTTGGTATTATGAGTTTAACGAAGGTAAAAATGCACTTCAAAGTGCTGGTTCTATTGGTAAGGTTATACCTCACTTTATAAACACTGCGATGCCAAAATGGTTCGCTTTTATCTTTTTGTTTGCTCTTGTATCTGCAGCTATGAGTACACTTTCTTCTCAGTTTCACACCATGGGAACAGCAGTCGGTCGTGACCTTTTTGAACAACTAAGCTCTAAAAATCACAACTCCATAACTGTTACAAGATTAGGCGTAGTTGTGATGATTATCTTCTCGGTAAGTCTTGCTTATGCCTTTGATGATCAACCAGCAATTATTGCCCGTTCTACTGCTATATTTTTTGCTCTTTGTGCTAGTGTATTTTTACCTAGTTTTGTCGGTGGCTTATTTTGGAGAGGAATGACAAAAGCAGGAGCTATTAGCTCTATGTTAGTTGGTTTATCAGTTTCAAGTTTTTGGCTTCTGTTTGTTCACTTTAAAGAAGCAAAATCTCTAGGAGTTAGTAAAGCTATTTTTGGTAAAGATTCACTCTTAAGCGGAGATATTATCTTTGTAGATGCTTTAATAATTGCCTTACCTCTATCTATATTAACCGCAATTATAGTGTCATTAATGACTAAAAAATTAAATAAAGCACATCTAGAGAAGTGCTTTAACGACTAA
- a CDS encoding symporter small accessory protein — MEYFDFGINLAFLLIIVSTLASVIYGVINWNKDGYVKPPAHVKEWNKTEKNIEDEL, encoded by the coding sequence ATGGAATATTTTGATTTTGGAATCAATCTGGCTTTTTTACTTATAATAGTTAGTACTTTGGCAAGTGTTATCTATGGAGTAATAAATTGGAATAAAGATGGATATGTAAAACCACCTGCTCATGTTAAAGAGTGGAACAAGACTGAAAAAAACATAGAGGATGAACTGTAA